One Frankia alni ACN14a DNA window includes the following coding sequences:
- a CDS encoding acyltransferase has product MRAGRERGGADDGTGPRRGAQPPPRSSAPARQAGASSADAAAKFAYNPALDGLRVVCIYIILAGHMGAIHASNVAVDVFFVLSGFLITALLLAERSRTGTISLGRFLVRRAYRLMPAMWVYLLVGLAVTVAFKWNDVPFRDDYIGSALSAFFNVNNWYKVVHPAAGGRWLAHVWSLSLEEQFYLLWPGLFLLVSRSARLRPHLIKILLAMIVVCAVWTYTVASGGAPHSRVYLALDTHVAPLLIGCLLAVWRDARLRALAEEEPVADPPTGGRRRRHSPQPGSRVTPVTSAAVERWTVGRRIADLGLLAGIGLILFAFLGPNKDTHEANWLDHAAYIPSALLGAIVILSADLRRDTAWVRLLGSPRMAFLGKITFSIYLWHYPVISAANGQLVPRIGLWPSVVCAAAASTFIAYFSNRFVEKPAQRARPTWADTPRGPATTKSSAGRPAPEPTGRSQATGRPEETGRLQGAGPLEGAGPLEGDGWIEKDWRSEDTGRDEDTARLVLPGNAGRAAAGHRTGGNRRGDARYADPDLLDAPLADSGYVDAGYGSGRPDRGEPSAPDRRYPQPVGRAAGPEPGTRPDPRWHDAAQDPGAQERAVQDRGGRGWGEQQPPGFHDREPGGRPVPDPRGGGLPGFAEPDAGDDADVWIDEGYARPRAGYAATTADRTWPPRTVGQRGYSSVGEHEDPDGYGVPADYGPSVGYDVPAGYGVPAGYGSTAGYGAPGGYGAAGGYGSSPDYGAAAGYGPSADHGAPGGGYGASGGYGASGGHGASGGRGAPGVSDASAAGYGVSADYRGAGGYHGLGGDPLTGPTPPPVGPAYVDHAYLEEPHFGPGSGYGPGPGLDADERPRVQGYDSHPPRDPLAHPGHDPDRRGYADGAGHDRGVGGGWPSAAGPDPGRGTTDGRLRGDEGGRHGGYDRWSGDGGVPRRGR; this is encoded by the coding sequence GTGCGGGCCGGACGCGAGCGTGGCGGGGCGGACGACGGCACCGGCCCACGGCGCGGCGCCCAGCCTCCGCCGCGTTCCTCGGCGCCGGCCCGGCAGGCCGGAGCCTCGTCCGCGGACGCCGCGGCGAAGTTTGCCTACAACCCGGCCCTCGACGGGCTGCGGGTCGTCTGCATCTACATCATCCTTGCCGGCCACATGGGCGCCATCCACGCCAGCAACGTGGCGGTCGACGTCTTCTTCGTGCTCAGCGGATTTCTCATCACCGCGCTGCTGCTGGCCGAGCGCAGTCGGACCGGGACGATCTCCCTGGGCCGATTCCTGGTCCGGCGTGCCTACCGGCTCATGCCCGCGATGTGGGTCTACCTGCTCGTCGGGCTCGCCGTCACGGTGGCGTTCAAATGGAACGACGTCCCCTTCCGGGACGACTACATCGGCAGCGCGCTGTCTGCGTTCTTCAACGTCAACAACTGGTACAAGGTGGTGCACCCGGCGGCCGGCGGTCGCTGGCTGGCCCACGTCTGGTCACTGTCGCTGGAGGAGCAGTTCTACCTGCTGTGGCCGGGGCTGTTCCTGCTCGTCTCCCGGTCCGCGCGGCTACGGCCGCACCTGATCAAAATTCTTCTCGCGATGATCGTGGTGTGCGCGGTCTGGACGTACACCGTCGCCAGCGGCGGCGCGCCGCACTCGCGGGTGTACCTGGCGCTCGACACCCACGTCGCTCCGCTGCTGATCGGCTGCCTGCTCGCCGTCTGGCGCGACGCCCGGCTGCGTGCCCTGGCCGAGGAGGAGCCGGTCGCCGACCCGCCCACGGGCGGACGCCGCCGCCGGCACTCCCCGCAGCCGGGGAGCAGGGTCACGCCGGTCACCTCGGCCGCCGTCGAGCGCTGGACGGTGGGGCGGCGCATCGCCGATCTCGGCCTCCTGGCCGGGATCGGGCTGATCCTCTTCGCCTTCCTCGGGCCGAACAAGGACACCCACGAGGCCAACTGGCTCGATCATGCGGCGTACATCCCGAGCGCCCTGCTGGGTGCGATCGTCATCCTCAGCGCGGACCTGCGCCGGGACACCGCCTGGGTCCGCCTGCTCGGCAGCCCGCGGATGGCCTTCCTCGGCAAGATCACCTTCAGTATCTACCTGTGGCACTACCCGGTCATCTCGGCGGCCAACGGTCAGCTCGTACCCCGGATCGGGCTGTGGCCCTCGGTGGTGTGCGCCGCCGCCGCCAGCACGTTCATCGCCTACTTCTCGAACCGGTTCGTCGAGAAACCCGCGCAGCGGGCCCGCCCCACGTGGGCGGACACCCCGCGCGGACCGGCGACGACGAAGAGCTCCGCCGGCCGCCCCGCGCCCGAGCCGACCGGACGGTCCCAGGCCACCGGCCGGCCTGAGGAGACCGGCCGACTCCAGGGGGCTGGTCCGCTCGAGGGGGCTGGTCCGCTCGAGGGGGATGGCTGGATCGAAAAGGACTGGCGGTCCGAGGACACCGGCCGCGACGAGGACACCGCCCGGCTGGTACTCCCGGGCAACGCCGGCCGGGCCGCCGCCGGCCATCGCACCGGTGGCAACAGGCGCGGCGATGCCCGGTATGCCGACCCCGACCTCCTTGACGCCCCGCTCGCCGACTCCGGGTACGTCGACGCGGGATACGGCAGCGGCCGCCCGGACCGCGGCGAACCGAGCGCGCCCGACCGGCGATACCCGCAGCCGGTCGGGCGTGCCGCGGGCCCCGAACCCGGTACCCGTCCCGACCCGCGATGGCACGACGCCGCCCAGGATCCTGGCGCCCAGGAACGTGCCGTCCAGGATCGTGGCGGCCGAGGCTGGGGCGAGCAGCAACCGCCCGGCTTCCACGACCGGGAACCGGGCGGCCGCCCGGTTCCCGATCCGCGCGGGGGAGGACTGCCGGGCTTCGCGGAGCCGGACGCCGGCGACGATGCCGACGTCTGGATCGACGAGGGGTACGCGCGCCCCCGTGCCGGCTACGCGGCCACGACGGCCGACCGGACCTGGCCACCGCGCACCGTTGGTCAGCGCGGTTACAGCAGCGTCGGGGAGCACGAGGATCCCGACGGCTACGGCGTTCCGGCCGACTACGGCCCGTCGGTCGGCTACGACGTTCCGGCCGGCTACGGCGTTCCGGCAGGCTACGGCTCAACGGCCGGCTACGGCGCTCCCGGAGGCTACGGCGCCGCCGGAGGCTACGGCTCTTCGCCCGACTATGGCGCTGCGGCGGGCTACGGCCCTTCGGCCGATCACGGCGCTCCTGGCGGAGGCTACGGCGCTTCGGGAGGCTACGGCGCTTCGGGAGGTCATGGCGCTTCGGGAGGTCGTGGCGCTCCCGGGGTCTCCGACGCCTCGGCGGCGGGGTATGGCGTTTCGGCGGACTACCGCGGCGCAGGCGGTTACCACGGTCTGGGTGGTGACCCGCTCACCGGCCCGACCCCGCCGCCGGTCGGGCCCGCCTACGTGGACCATGCCTATCTCGAGGAGCCGCACTTCGGGCCGGGATCCGGGTACGGGCCGGGGCCGGGGCTCGACGCGGACGAGCGGCCCCGGGTGCAGGGGTACGACTCCCACCCGCCGCGTGACCCGCTCGCTCACCCCGGGCATGATCCGGACCGACGCGGCTACGCCGACGGCGCCGGCCACGACCGCGGGGTGGGCGGCGGCTGGCCGTCTGCCGCGGGTCCCGATCCCGGGCGCGGCACGACCGACGGTCGTCTTCGGGGCGATGAGGGCGGGCGCCACGGCGGGTACGACCGGTGGTCCGGCGACGGGGGCGTGCCCCGCAGGGGCCGCTGA